From the genome of Microcoleus sp. FACHB-672:
GCCCTGCTCGGCAGCCAAATCGACAATCACAGAACCGGGGTGCATTTGGTCGATCATTTCTTCCGTCACCAACCGGGGCGCTTTCCGCCCAGGAACCTGTGCCGTTGTAATCACCACATCGGCATTGCGAACGTGTTCGCCAATGGTTTCCTGGGTGCGCTGCTTGGACGCTTCAGAAATTTCTTTGGCATAACCGCCGGCAGCTACGGTTTCCTCGTTTAGCTGCACTTCGACGAATTTCGCCCCCAAGCTTTGCACTTCTTCCTTCACTGCCGGTCGAATGTCAAACGCTTCCACCATAGCACCCAAGCGGCGGGCGGTTGCAATCGCTTGCAAGCCTGCAACACCGGCACCGATGATAAATACTTTGGCCGGTTTAATTGTGCCGGCAGCCGTGGTCAGCATCGGGAAAAACTTGGGCGAAGCTGCTGCCGCCAGCAATACTGCCTTATAGCCGGCGACCCCAGCTTGGGAAGACAAAGCATCCATGCTTTGCGCCCGGCTGGTACGGGGAATCATCTCCATACTGAACGCCGTCACTCCCCGGTTCGCTAGCTGCTGCACCATAAACGGATCTCCCAAGGGATTGAGAAACCCTATTGATACAGCGCCTTCTCGGAGGCTGTTCACTTCGCGCTCTTTTGGGGGACCCACCTTAACCAGCACGTCTGCTTCACCCCACAGCGCCCCGGTATCCGAGATAATCTTTGCCCCCGCCTCTTCATAAGCAGAATCGGGGAAAAACGACCCTTCACCCGCGCCGGCTTCCACCCAAACCTCTAAACCCTGTTTCACCAACCGGGCTACAGCGTCTGGAACCAAGGCGACACGGTTTTCACCCACTTCAATTTCTTTTGCAACGACTATTTTCATAAGCTCTCCAAATCTCTTTACGCTTGGGCAGTTATTGCCATAAAAACTTTGACTCGATAGGATGATGCGTCTCGCTTTTTTTAGCCGAGTCAACAAACTTTCCCAACTCTGTCAATTTCTGTATCGCCGCTGGCGTTGCGTGTCTTCTTGGAAAAGCTCGCTCGATTTCCCGCACGGCATTCAGACACACTATAAAACATTCATTTGTTTTCTACCTCACCTTGCACCTGCGCCCATCCACCCGCAATTTGAGGTGGCTCTCAAGTTAATCACAAAGCGAGCGATCATTACAGTTGGGCACCTTTGCCTGATAATTTCTCTAAACAATTCTCTTTCCCTTACTCATTCCGCAAACTGCTCTAGATGCTGCAATAAGCCTTTGTCTGGGAATATGCGCGTGATTCATTCCTCGCTTTGATTTTCAGATTGTTAACTGAGTTTCTCAACTGTAAAGCTACGGGCATCGGCTTAAAGAGATACTTGACCGCTGCCGGTTGAATTACAGCTATATTACTAATATTTTACAAAGCGCGTCTAAAACAAGAGTGACTTTTTGCATACTATTTTGATCCCCAAATAATCCGCAGAATTTTTAACTTATCTTAATAGACTGACTTCTATACAAGCTTTGGTTCTTTTTCTGGTATTACCACATGACCTTGATCGCTATCAAGCTGCTTTCCCGCCGATTGAATTTTTCAAATGCTTAGCAAATCAGGGGTGACAGCCACTTTTCTTTTTTTTACCC
Proteins encoded in this window:
- a CDS encoding Re/Si-specific NAD(P)(+) transhydrogenase subunit alpha, with product MKIVVAKEIEVGENRVALVPDAVARLVKQGLEVWVEAGAGEGSFFPDSAYEEAGAKIISDTGALWGEADVLVKVGPPKEREVNSLREGAVSIGFLNPLGDPFMVQQLANRGVTAFSMEMIPRTSRAQSMDALSSQAGVAGYKAVLLAAAASPKFFPMLTTAAGTIKPAKVFIIGAGVAGLQAIATARRLGAMVEAFDIRPAVKEEVQSLGAKFVEVQLNEETVAAGGYAKEISEASKQRTQETIGEHVRNADVVITTAQVPGRKAPRLVTEEMIDQMHPGSVIVDLAAEQGGNCAYTEAGKDVNHNGVMIICPINLPASMPVNASQMYSKNILTLLQYLIKDGQMQLNFEDDITGGTCVTHAGEIRNQRVRDALASSPQHSSVS